One genomic segment of Panicum virgatum strain AP13 chromosome 2N, P.virgatum_v5, whole genome shotgun sequence includes these proteins:
- the LOC120658342 gene encoding rop guanine nucleotide exchange factor 3-like — protein MGDGSGFPGFHSQSYDREYSRPLFRVASFSDSGDEQERHAPSPRGRSQSMSRTASSKVAAPSRLSSSVSKMSMKKLQQVVDEKSMEDEEMELMKEKYTKLLLGEDMSGSGKGVCTAVAISNAITNLYATVFGTCHRLEPLPPEKRSMWNREMDCLLSICEYIVEFSPTVQAMPDGSTHDVMATLPRSDILMNLPALEKLETMLLGILDSFDKREFWYADQRNQSFNESKKSFQRSEDKWWLPEPCVPDSGLSDRMHRELQQKRDQASQIHKMAMEINSSILSEMQVPSSYLETLPKSGRVGVGDAIYRYMSTGDQFSPEHLLNFLNLSSEHEALEIADSVEAAMYVWRRKASTTHVVSKWVNVTELNADGDKNLVLANRARSLLLCLKQRFPGLSQTTLDTSKIQYNKDIGQAILESYSRVLESLAHNIVSWIDDILIADENVKKGHKIRMQKQVFTQISPQR, from the exons ATGGGCGACGGTTCAGGGTTCCCGGGCTTCCACAGCCAGAGCTACGACCGGGAGTACTCGCGTCCGCTGTTCCGGGTCGCCTCGTTCTCCGACAGCGGAGACGAGCAGGAGCGCCACGCGCCGTCACCTCGGGGACGCAGCCAGAGCATGAGCCGGACAGCGTCGTCCAAGGTGGCAGCACCATCGCGCCTCTCGTCGTCAGTGAGCAAGATGAGCATGAAGAAACTGCAGCAAGTTGTCGATGAGAAGTCAATGGAGGATGAAG AGATGGAGCTGATGAAGGAGAAGTACACCAAGCTGCTCCTTGGGGAGGACATGTCAGGGAGCGGCAAAGGTGTCTGCACTGCTGTAGCCATCTCCAATGCCATCACAAACCTCTATG CAACTGTGTTCGGGACCTGCCACAGGTTGGAGCCACTGCCACCTGAGAAGAGATCAATGTGGAACAGGGAGATGGATTGCCTCCTCTCCATCTGCGAATACATTGTCGAATTCTCGCCGACCGTCCAGGCCATGCCAGATGGTAGCACCCACGAC GTTATGGCAACCTTACCAAGATCAGACATTCTGATGAACCTTCCCGCACTTGAGAAGCTAGAAACCATGCTCCTG GGTATATTGGACAGCTTTGACAagcgagagttctggtatgcaGATCAGAGGAACCAATCCTTCAACGAAAGCAAGAAGTCATTCCAGCGCAGCGAGGACAAATGGTGGCTACCTGAGCCATGTGTCCCAGACTCTGGCCTGTCCGATCGCATGCACCGTGAACTGCAGCAGAAGAGAGACCAAGCGAGCCAGATCCACAAGATGGCCATGGAGATCAACAGCAGTATCCTATCTGAAATGCAAGTTCCATCGTCATACTTGGAGACTCTTCCAAAG AGTGGAAGGGTGGGCGTAGGCGATGCCATCTACCGGTATATGTCTACAGGGGATCAGTTCTCCCCAGAGCACCTCCTCAACTTCCTCAATTTGAGCTCAGAACATGAGGCGCTTGAGATTGCAGACAGCGTCGAAGCCGCTATGTATGTGTGGCGAAGAAAAGCAAGCACAACGCACGTGGTGTCCAAATGGGTGAATGTTACCGAGCTGAATGCTGATGGAGACAAGAATCTGGTCCTTGCAAATAGGGCCAGGAGCCTGCTCCTGTGCTTGAAGCAGAGGTTCCCAGGCCTGTCACAGACTACCCTGGATACAAGCAAGATTCAGTACAACAAG GATATTGGACAGGCAATACTCGAGAGCTACTCAAGGGTGCTGGAAAGTTTGGCACATAATATAGTCTCATGGATAGATGATATTCTAATTGCCGATGAAAATGTGAAAAAAGGGCACAAAATCAGGATGCAGAAGCAGGTGTTCACCCAGATTTCCCCACAACGCTGA
- the LOC120658347 gene encoding uncharacterized protein LOC120658347 isoform X2, with amino-acid sequence MSIACCLPVVECVYCLACARWAWQRCLHSGGYDSETWGVASAAEFEPVPRLCRLILSVYEDDLENPQWAPPGGYGMEPRWVVHRRTYEHTHGHAPTYLLYVDHRHSDVVLAVRGMNMAKESDYAVLLDNKLGQRRFDGGYVHNGLLKAAEWVFDAECDVLRDLLEKNPGYTLTFAGHSLGSGVVAMLALVAVHNKERLGGIERKRIRCFAMAPARCMSLNLAVRYADIINAVILQDDFLPRTDIPLEDIFKSLFCLPCLLCGRCLIDTCIPESVMLRDPRRLYAPGRLYHIVERKPFSCGRIPPVVRTAVPVDGRFEHIILSCNATSDHAIIWIEREAQRALDLLVENEETMEAPEVQRMGDEITVTRAHDEEQQAALRRAVALGVADVNVPSTYGTFDENPTSEADEAAPLLSDSGRRRAWDEWISRIFEKDESGQMVPRR; translated from the exons ATGTCAATAGCGTGCTGCTTGCCGGTCGTCGAGTGCGTGTATTGCCTGGCGTGTGCGCGGTGGGCGTGGCAGCGCTGCCTCCACTCTGGAGGCTATGACAGTGAGACCTGGGGTGTTGCATCAGCTGCAGAGTTTGAGCCCGTGCCGCGGTTGTGTCGACTGATCCTCTCGGTCTATGAGGATGACCTCGAGAACCCCCAATGGGCTCCTCCAGGGGGTTACGGCATGGAGCCGCGTTGGGTGGTTCACCGGAGGACATATGAGCACACTCATGGCCATGCCCCGACGTACCTGCTGTACGTTGATCACCGGCATTCAGATGTTGTGCTTGCTGTTCGGGGGATGAATATGGCTAAAGAGAGTGACTATGCTGTGCTACTGGATAATAAGCTTGGCCAGAGGAGGTTTGATGGTGGTTATGTGCACAATGGCTTGCTCAAGGCTGCCGAATGGGTGTTTGATGCTGAATGTGATGTTCTGAGGGACCTTTTGGAGAAGAATCCTGGTTACACGCTCACATTCGCTGGACATTCTCTTGGTTCTGGTGTCGTGGCTATGCTGGCTCTGGTGGCGGTGCACAACAAGGAGCGGCTGGGTGGCATAGAAAGGAAGAGGATAAGATGTTTTGCAATGGCACCTGCCCGGTGCATGTCCCTCAATTTGGCAGTCCGTTATGCAGATATCATTAATGCAGTTATTCTTCAG GATGATTTTTTGCCTCGCACAGATATCCCTTTGGAAGACATCTTCAAGTCACTCTTCTG CTTGCCATGCCTTTTATGTGGAAGATGTCTAATAGACACATGTATACCTGAAAGTGTGATGTTGAGAGATCCAAGGCGCCTCTATGCACCAGGCCGGCTTTACCACATTGTTGAAAGGAAACCTTTCAG CTGTGGAAGAATCCCCCCTGTTGTAAGAACAGCAGTTCCAGTGGATGGCAGATTTGAGCACATTATTCTATCTTGCAACGCGACATCCGACCATGCTATTATATGGATAGAAAGAGAAGCTCAAAGGGCACTAGAT CTGTTGGTGGAGAATGAGGAAACCATGGAAGCACCTGAAGTTCAAAGGATGGGTGATGAGATCACCGTAACAAGGGCTCATGATGAGGAGCAGCAGGCAGCACTGAGGCGTGCGGTTGCGCTGGGGGTCGCTGATGTTAATGTGCCATCGACATATGGTACGTTCGACGAAAATCCTACTTCCGAAGCCGATGAGGCTGCTCCGCTGCTATCAGACAGCGGTAGGCGCAGGGCCTGGGATGAGTGGATCTCAAGGATATTTGAGAAGGATGAATCTGGGCAAATGGTTCCGAGGAGATGA
- the LOC120658347 gene encoding uncharacterized protein LOC120658347 isoform X1: MSIACCLPVVECVYCLACARWAWQRCLHSGGYDSETWGVASAAEFEPVPRLCRLILSVYEDDLENPQWAPPGGYGMEPRWVVHRRTYEHTHGHAPTYLLYVDHRHSDVVLAVRGMNMAKESDYAVLLDNKLGQRRFDGGYVHNGLLKAAEWVFDAECDVLRDLLEKNPGYTLTFAGHSLGSGVVAMLALVAVHNKERLGGIERKRIRCFAMAPARCMSLNLAVRYADIINAVILQQDDFLPRTDIPLEDIFKSLFCLPCLLCGRCLIDTCIPESVMLRDPRRLYAPGRLYHIVERKPFSCGRIPPVVRTAVPVDGRFEHIILSCNATSDHAIIWIEREAQRALDLLVENEETMEAPEVQRMGDEITVTRAHDEEQQAALRRAVALGVADVNVPSTYGTFDENPTSEADEAAPLLSDSGRRRAWDEWISRIFEKDESGQMVPRR, from the exons ATGTCAATAGCGTGCTGCTTGCCGGTCGTCGAGTGCGTGTATTGCCTGGCGTGTGCGCGGTGGGCGTGGCAGCGCTGCCTCCACTCTGGAGGCTATGACAGTGAGACCTGGGGTGTTGCATCAGCTGCAGAGTTTGAGCCCGTGCCGCGGTTGTGTCGACTGATCCTCTCGGTCTATGAGGATGACCTCGAGAACCCCCAATGGGCTCCTCCAGGGGGTTACGGCATGGAGCCGCGTTGGGTGGTTCACCGGAGGACATATGAGCACACTCATGGCCATGCCCCGACGTACCTGCTGTACGTTGATCACCGGCATTCAGATGTTGTGCTTGCTGTTCGGGGGATGAATATGGCTAAAGAGAGTGACTATGCTGTGCTACTGGATAATAAGCTTGGCCAGAGGAGGTTTGATGGTGGTTATGTGCACAATGGCTTGCTCAAGGCTGCCGAATGGGTGTTTGATGCTGAATGTGATGTTCTGAGGGACCTTTTGGAGAAGAATCCTGGTTACACGCTCACATTCGCTGGACATTCTCTTGGTTCTGGTGTCGTGGCTATGCTGGCTCTGGTGGCGGTGCACAACAAGGAGCGGCTGGGTGGCATAGAAAGGAAGAGGATAAGATGTTTTGCAATGGCACCTGCCCGGTGCATGTCCCTCAATTTGGCAGTCCGTTATGCAGATATCATTAATGCAGTTATTCTTCAG CAGGATGATTTTTTGCCTCGCACAGATATCCCTTTGGAAGACATCTTCAAGTCACTCTTCTG CTTGCCATGCCTTTTATGTGGAAGATGTCTAATAGACACATGTATACCTGAAAGTGTGATGTTGAGAGATCCAAGGCGCCTCTATGCACCAGGCCGGCTTTACCACATTGTTGAAAGGAAACCTTTCAG CTGTGGAAGAATCCCCCCTGTTGTAAGAACAGCAGTTCCAGTGGATGGCAGATTTGAGCACATTATTCTATCTTGCAACGCGACATCCGACCATGCTATTATATGGATAGAAAGAGAAGCTCAAAGGGCACTAGAT CTGTTGGTGGAGAATGAGGAAACCATGGAAGCACCTGAAGTTCAAAGGATGGGTGATGAGATCACCGTAACAAGGGCTCATGATGAGGAGCAGCAGGCAGCACTGAGGCGTGCGGTTGCGCTGGGGGTCGCTGATGTTAATGTGCCATCGACATATGGTACGTTCGACGAAAATCCTACTTCCGAAGCCGATGAGGCTGCTCCGCTGCTATCAGACAGCGGTAGGCGCAGGGCCTGGGATGAGTGGATCTCAAGGATATTTGAGAAGGATGAATCTGGGCAAATGGTTCCGAGGAGATGA
- the LOC120658362 gene encoding tRNA-specific adenosine deaminase TAD1 isoform X1, which translates to MTSMLPSSSPAAPREGAVAPSPWAEAASSSALRHYRSLPKKGKPQGRESTVLAAFLLSNPQDPQNPTVLSMGTGTKCLGASRLSGRGDLVHDAHAEVIARRALIRLLYSEIDRGASPEWLVASEDGGRWRLRDGHSLHLYITQLPCGVMPVPPSESELREQLDVGVNRCSDISFVQRKPGRGDTTLSMSCFDKITRWSVVGIQGALLSHILEPLYLTTITIGQLHDGAPEGFTIENNIDKVLDARLSSLSSRLSAPFKLSKPKIFEAPVPPKEFQQISGDVPPLTCGYSICWNKSGLHEVILGTTGRKQGTSSKAACLPSTESLLCKRRLVEAFISLEHPLVTKLQSGELSYRAMKDEARECQHTLELLRKAPFFSCWRAKPASLDSFAVSR; encoded by the exons ATGACGTCGATgctgccctcctcctccccggcggcgccacGTGAGGGCGCCGTCGCTCCCTCCCCCTGGGCGGAGGCCGCGTCCTCTTCGGCGCTCCGGCACTACCGCTCCCTGCCCAAGAAAGGGAAGCCGCAGGGGCGCGAGTCCACGGTCCTCGCCGCCTTCCTCCTCTCTAACCCGCAGGACCCGCAGAACCCCACCGTCCTATCCATGGGCACCGGCACCAAGTGCCTCGGCGcctcgcggctcagcggtcGCGGAGACCTCGTCCACGATGCGCACGCCGAGGTCATCGCTCGCCGCGCGCTGATCCGCCTCCTTTACTCGGAGATCGACCGCGGGGCCTCGCCGGAGTGGCTGGTTGCTTCCGAGGATGGCGGGAGATGGAGGCTGAGGGATGGGCACTCCCTTCATCTTTACATCACCCAGCTCCCAT GTGGGGTCATGCCAGTACCGCCATCAGAATCAGAATTGAGGGAACAGCTGGATGTTGGTGTGAATCGATGCAGTG ACATCAGCTTTGTTCAAAGGAAGCCTGGCCGTGGTGATACAACATTGTCCATGAGCTGCTTTGACAAAATCACTCGCTGGAGTGTTGTTGGAATTCAAG GTGCATTGCTCTCGCACATACTGGAACCCTTGTATTTGACCACCATTACTATTGGACAATTACATGATGGTGCTCCTGAAGGATTCACTATCGAAAATAATATTGATAAAGTTCTCGATGCTCGCTTGTCCTCTCTGTCCAGCAGATTGTCTGCTCCTTTCAAATTAAGCAAG CCAAAGATCTTTGAGGCACCTGTTCCACCTAAGGAGTTTCAACAGATTTCTGGAGATGTGCCACCTTTGACTTGCGG GTACTCAATTTGTTGGAATAAATCCGGCTTGCATGAAGTTATCCTTGGAACAACTGGAAGGAAACAAGGAACATCTTCAAAGGCAGCATGCTTGCCCTCCACCGAGTCATTGCTCTGCAA GAGAAGATTGGTGGAAGCCTTCATATCACTTGAACATCCATTGGTAACAAAATTGCAATCTGGGGAGCTGTCTTATCGTGCCATGAAG GATGAGGCTCGTGAGTGCCAGCATACGCTTGAGCTTCTAAGAAAGGCCCCATTCTTCAGCTGCTGGCGCGCCAAGCCTGCATCGCTGGACTCGTTTGCAGTTTCAAGGTGA
- the LOC120658362 gene encoding tRNA-specific adenosine deaminase TAD1 isoform X2: MTSMLPSSSPAAPREGAVAPSPWAEAASSSALRHYRSLPKKGKPQGRESTVLAAFLLSNPQDPQNPTVLSMGTGTKCLGASRLSGRGDLVHDAHAEVIARRALIRLLYSEIDRGASPEWLVASEDGGRWRLRDGHSLHLYITQLPCGVMPVPPSESELREQLDVGVNRCSDISFVQRKPGRGDTTLSMSCFDKITRWSVVGIQGALLSHILEPLYLTTITIGQLHDGAPEGFTIENNIDKVLDARLSSLSSRLSAPFKLSKPKIFEAPVPPKEFQQISGDVPPLTCGYSICWNKSGLHEVILGTTGRKQGTSSKAACLPSTESLLCKRRLVEAFISLEHPLVTKLQSGELSYRAMKSRDPRIDCQIVLGFCCRMRLVSASIRLSF; the protein is encoded by the exons ATGACGTCGATgctgccctcctcctccccggcggcgccacGTGAGGGCGCCGTCGCTCCCTCCCCCTGGGCGGAGGCCGCGTCCTCTTCGGCGCTCCGGCACTACCGCTCCCTGCCCAAGAAAGGGAAGCCGCAGGGGCGCGAGTCCACGGTCCTCGCCGCCTTCCTCCTCTCTAACCCGCAGGACCCGCAGAACCCCACCGTCCTATCCATGGGCACCGGCACCAAGTGCCTCGGCGcctcgcggctcagcggtcGCGGAGACCTCGTCCACGATGCGCACGCCGAGGTCATCGCTCGCCGCGCGCTGATCCGCCTCCTTTACTCGGAGATCGACCGCGGGGCCTCGCCGGAGTGGCTGGTTGCTTCCGAGGATGGCGGGAGATGGAGGCTGAGGGATGGGCACTCCCTTCATCTTTACATCACCCAGCTCCCAT GTGGGGTCATGCCAGTACCGCCATCAGAATCAGAATTGAGGGAACAGCTGGATGTTGGTGTGAATCGATGCAGTG ACATCAGCTTTGTTCAAAGGAAGCCTGGCCGTGGTGATACAACATTGTCCATGAGCTGCTTTGACAAAATCACTCGCTGGAGTGTTGTTGGAATTCAAG GTGCATTGCTCTCGCACATACTGGAACCCTTGTATTTGACCACCATTACTATTGGACAATTACATGATGGTGCTCCTGAAGGATTCACTATCGAAAATAATATTGATAAAGTTCTCGATGCTCGCTTGTCCTCTCTGTCCAGCAGATTGTCTGCTCCTTTCAAATTAAGCAAG CCAAAGATCTTTGAGGCACCTGTTCCACCTAAGGAGTTTCAACAGATTTCTGGAGATGTGCCACCTTTGACTTGCGG GTACTCAATTTGTTGGAATAAATCCGGCTTGCATGAAGTTATCCTTGGAACAACTGGAAGGAAACAAGGAACATCTTCAAAGGCAGCATGCTTGCCCTCCACCGAGTCATTGCTCTGCAA GAGAAGATTGGTGGAAGCCTTCATATCACTTGAACATCCATTGGTAACAAAATTGCAATCTGGGGAGCTGTCTTATCGTGCCATGAAG TCCAGGGATCCCAGAATTGATTGTCAAATCGTTTTGGGTTTCTGTTGCAGGATGAGGCTCGTGAGTGCCAGCATACGCTTGAGCTTCTAA
- the LOC120658294 gene encoding putative disease resistance RPP13-like protein 1 isoform X1, with product MMIATAALSAASRSVEALLAGEGGVPADELRRLKRKLDKARGLAADAEAKEGRDAGARAWLRELRDALYEVGDAVDDFRRAGARRQLVARRSLRHWFTLPSSTDRNQYKSLKTRITNLNAKMKDILKKGSDLELEAINHVGQNGRSEFAWEAVLGDFSLGDIENEKNELIDVLTDRKSTKKVVAIVGVSGIGKTTLARKIHEDHHTRNAFSIVVWVNVLSGFDDTGLLSAIVRAAGGNPRAEENRVQLEAMLAAILKGKRFLLVLDDVRNNQIYENSLEAHWHLCGHGSRILITTRDESVVMRVKDAHIHRVKKLSFQDCWSLLCRNACLDESVHGNTLRNIGISIIQKCDKLPMAVKIIGAVLRTKERTQEAWQRVQESEGWLFKDLQDYVHGLTEAIFLGYHDLPLHLKQCFIYLSLIPEGSVIRQQFVSQLWISEGLIEERDNCSLEKIAEEYYRELLSRNLLQPETGNDDTRCRMHDQIRSFLQFFAKDKFFSGDLKTTINGNSSEALRHMWIRSNVPTTVEEMGTMASLKTVILYKIPLGNRSLDKLFKGLKYLQVLDLGGTEITYVPRTLESLYHLRLLNLSLTRITDLPESIESLTNLMFLGLRYCNWLHNLPNGIGKLQNLRNLDLRGTNLHQVLPSLENLKQLSTLHGFVVNRKPKREDDPTGWPLEDIKSLDALRSLQILRLERVSDSSRVQEAMLEAKSHLKELELCCSNDDRQSEVQEENARALKDIFDRLSLHTA from the exons atgatgatcgcgacggcggcgctgtcggccgCGTCCCGCTCGGTGGAGGCGCTCCTCGCGGGCGAGGGCGGGGTCCCCGCGGACGAGCTGCGGCGGCTGAAGCGGAAGCTCGACAAGGCGCGGGGCCTGGCCGCGGACGCcgaggcgaaggagggccgCGACGCCGGCGCCAGGGCGTGGCTGCGCGAGCTCCGTGACGCGCTGTACGAGGTCGGCGACGCCGTCGACGAtttccgccgcgccggcgcgcgccGGCAGCTGGTGGCCCGGAGATCG TTACGCCATTGGTTTACATTGCCATCCAGTACCGACAGAAACCAGTACAAGAGTTTGAAAACCAGAATCACCAACCTGAATGCAAAAATGAAAGATATTTTGAAGAAAGGATCTGATCTAGAACTTGAAGCAATCAACCATGTAGGCCAGAATGGAAGGTCTGAATTTGCATGGGAGGCGGTACTTGGTGACTTCAGTTTAGGTGACATTgaaaatgagaaaaatgaaTTGATTGATGTGTTGACAGACAGGAAGAGCACAAAGAAAGTTGTTGCAATTGTTGGGGTTAGTGGAATTGGCAAAACTACACTGGCACGGAAAATTCATGAGGATCATCACACAAGAAATGCTTTCAGTATTGTTGTATGGGTGAATGTCTTAAGTGGTTTCGACGATACTGGATTACTGTCTGCAATTGTAAGGGCTGCTGGTGGAAATCCCAGAGCAGAAGAAAACAGGGTGCAACTTGAGGCAATGTTGGCTGCCATACTTAAAGGAAAGAGATTCTTACTTGTACTTGATGATGTACGTAATAATCAGATTTATGAGAATTCACTGGAGGCTCATTGGCATCTATGTGGTCATGGAAGCCGAATTTTGATCACCACTCGTGATGAAAGTGTTGTTATGAGAGTGAAGGATGCTCACATCCACCGGGTTAAGAAATTAAGTTTTCAGGACTGTTGGTCCTTGCTTTGCCGCAATGCTTGTCTGGATGAGAGCGTCCATGGTAACACTTTAAGGAATATTGGGATATCAATTATCCAAAAGTGTGACAAGCTCCCAATGGCTGTAAAGATTATAGGTGCTGTCCTAAGAACAAAGGAACGAACCCAAGAGGCCTGGCAGAGGGTGCAGGAAAGTGAAGGATGGCTTTTCAAGGACCTTCAAGATTATGTCCATGGCTTAACTGAGGCCATCTTTCTGGGTTACCATGATTTGCCATTGCATCTGAAGCAatgctttatttatttatcattgATCCCTGAAGGCTCTGTCATCAGGCAGCAGTTTGTTAGTCAACTGTGGATTTCAGAGGGTTTGATTGAGGAACGAGATAACTGCAGTCTTGAAAAGATTGCAGAGGAGTATTACAGGGAGTTGTTATCAAGAAATCTTCTGCAACCTGAAACTGGAAATGATGACACAAGATGCAGAATGCATGATCAAATTAGATCTTTTTTGCAGTTCTTTGCCAAAGACAAATTTTTCTCTGGTGATCTGAAGACTACTATAAATGGAAATTCCAGTGAAGCACTGCGGCACATGTGGATTAGAAGCAATGTACCAACTACTGTTGAAGAAATGGGAACTATGGCAAGCTTGAAAACAGTTATTCTTTACAAGATCCCGTTGGGCAATCGCAGCTTAGACAAGCTTTTTAAGGGGCTCAAGTATTTGCAGGTTTTGGATCTTGGTGGTACTGAAATTACATATGTTCCAAGGACACTGGAATCTCTGTATCACCTTAGGCTGCTAAATCTTTCATTAACACGAATTACAGATCTTCCAGAGTCCATTGAGTCTCTCACAAATCTAATGTTCTTGGGTCTCCGGTATTGCAATTGGCTGCATAATCTTCCAAATGGTATTGGAAAGCTGCAAAATTTGCGAAATCTTGATCTTCGCGGAACCAATTTGCATCAAGTCCTACCAAGTTTGGAAAATCTGAAGCAGCTTTCCACGCTGCATGGCTTTGTAGTAAATCGTAAACCCAAGCGCGAGGATGATCCGACTGGGTGGCCTTTGGAAGACATAAAATCTCTTGATGCATTGAGAAGCCTACAGATTCTTAGGTTGGAAAGAGTCTCAGATTCTTCGAGGGTGCAAGAAGCCATGCTAGAAGCGAAGTCACACCTTAAGGAGCTTGAACTATGTTGTAGCAATGATGATAGACAATCTGAAGTACAAGAGGAAAATGCTAGAGCACTCAAAGACATATTTGATCGGCTTTCTCTCCACACTGCTTGA
- the LOC120658294 gene encoding putative disease resistance protein RGA3 isoform X2, translated as MKDILKKGSDLELEAINHVGQNGRSEFAWEAVLGDFSLGDIENEKNELIDVLTDRKSTKKVVAIVGVSGIGKTTLARKIHEDHHTRNAFSIVVWVNVLSGFDDTGLLSAIVRAAGGNPRAEENRVQLEAMLAAILKGKRFLLVLDDVRNNQIYENSLEAHWHLCGHGSRILITTRDESVVMRVKDAHIHRVKKLSFQDCWSLLCRNACLDESVHGNTLRNIGISIIQKCDKLPMAVKIIGAVLRTKERTQEAWQRVQESEGWLFKDLQDYVHGLTEAIFLGYHDLPLHLKQCFIYLSLIPEGSVIRQQFVSQLWISEGLIEERDNCSLEKIAEEYYRELLSRNLLQPETGNDDTRCRMHDQIRSFLQFFAKDKFFSGDLKTTINGNSSEALRHMWIRSNVPTTVEEMGTMASLKTVILYKIPLGNRSLDKLFKGLKYLQVLDLGGTEITYVPRTLESLYHLRLLNLSLTRITDLPESIESLTNLMFLGLRYCNWLHNLPNGIGKLQNLRNLDLRGTNLHQVLPSLENLKQLSTLHGFVVNRKPKREDDPTGWPLEDIKSLDALRSLQILRLERVSDSSRVQEAMLEAKSHLKELELCCSNDDRQSEVQEENARALKDIFDRLSLHTA; from the coding sequence ATGAAAGATATTTTGAAGAAAGGATCTGATCTAGAACTTGAAGCAATCAACCATGTAGGCCAGAATGGAAGGTCTGAATTTGCATGGGAGGCGGTACTTGGTGACTTCAGTTTAGGTGACATTgaaaatgagaaaaatgaaTTGATTGATGTGTTGACAGACAGGAAGAGCACAAAGAAAGTTGTTGCAATTGTTGGGGTTAGTGGAATTGGCAAAACTACACTGGCACGGAAAATTCATGAGGATCATCACACAAGAAATGCTTTCAGTATTGTTGTATGGGTGAATGTCTTAAGTGGTTTCGACGATACTGGATTACTGTCTGCAATTGTAAGGGCTGCTGGTGGAAATCCCAGAGCAGAAGAAAACAGGGTGCAACTTGAGGCAATGTTGGCTGCCATACTTAAAGGAAAGAGATTCTTACTTGTACTTGATGATGTACGTAATAATCAGATTTATGAGAATTCACTGGAGGCTCATTGGCATCTATGTGGTCATGGAAGCCGAATTTTGATCACCACTCGTGATGAAAGTGTTGTTATGAGAGTGAAGGATGCTCACATCCACCGGGTTAAGAAATTAAGTTTTCAGGACTGTTGGTCCTTGCTTTGCCGCAATGCTTGTCTGGATGAGAGCGTCCATGGTAACACTTTAAGGAATATTGGGATATCAATTATCCAAAAGTGTGACAAGCTCCCAATGGCTGTAAAGATTATAGGTGCTGTCCTAAGAACAAAGGAACGAACCCAAGAGGCCTGGCAGAGGGTGCAGGAAAGTGAAGGATGGCTTTTCAAGGACCTTCAAGATTATGTCCATGGCTTAACTGAGGCCATCTTTCTGGGTTACCATGATTTGCCATTGCATCTGAAGCAatgctttatttatttatcattgATCCCTGAAGGCTCTGTCATCAGGCAGCAGTTTGTTAGTCAACTGTGGATTTCAGAGGGTTTGATTGAGGAACGAGATAACTGCAGTCTTGAAAAGATTGCAGAGGAGTATTACAGGGAGTTGTTATCAAGAAATCTTCTGCAACCTGAAACTGGAAATGATGACACAAGATGCAGAATGCATGATCAAATTAGATCTTTTTTGCAGTTCTTTGCCAAAGACAAATTTTTCTCTGGTGATCTGAAGACTACTATAAATGGAAATTCCAGTGAAGCACTGCGGCACATGTGGATTAGAAGCAATGTACCAACTACTGTTGAAGAAATGGGAACTATGGCAAGCTTGAAAACAGTTATTCTTTACAAGATCCCGTTGGGCAATCGCAGCTTAGACAAGCTTTTTAAGGGGCTCAAGTATTTGCAGGTTTTGGATCTTGGTGGTACTGAAATTACATATGTTCCAAGGACACTGGAATCTCTGTATCACCTTAGGCTGCTAAATCTTTCATTAACACGAATTACAGATCTTCCAGAGTCCATTGAGTCTCTCACAAATCTAATGTTCTTGGGTCTCCGGTATTGCAATTGGCTGCATAATCTTCCAAATGGTATTGGAAAGCTGCAAAATTTGCGAAATCTTGATCTTCGCGGAACCAATTTGCATCAAGTCCTACCAAGTTTGGAAAATCTGAAGCAGCTTTCCACGCTGCATGGCTTTGTAGTAAATCGTAAACCCAAGCGCGAGGATGATCCGACTGGGTGGCCTTTGGAAGACATAAAATCTCTTGATGCATTGAGAAGCCTACAGATTCTTAGGTTGGAAAGAGTCTCAGATTCTTCGAGGGTGCAAGAAGCCATGCTAGAAGCGAAGTCACACCTTAAGGAGCTTGAACTATGTTGTAGCAATGATGATAGACAATCTGAAGTACAAGAGGAAAATGCTAGAGCACTCAAAGACATATTTGATCGGCTTTCTCTCCACACTGCTTGA